In Cervus elaphus chromosome 16, mCerEla1.1, whole genome shotgun sequence, a single window of DNA contains:
- the AKNA gene encoding microtubule organization protein AKNA isoform X2, translating into MASSGTEVQWVELGLGKGPQRRRWAWAENGKDADGRGTRSSEDEGPFPTATSPELLEDFRRAQQCLQPLKWGPDSQPAGCQDPESGESAEAESEEEDEDSPESSNLPLSWLPQQNPQMDMAREEPSEALQGPEVQEAGESSPRLGYETYLSSGGHGNTSPTALDWGQSAGWVASSKQASGDKLPEHSEVNPTVDFSSPRSWSSGTVSLNHPSDNLDSTWEGETDVPQPAALAETSAQSPRHHLLNPNDRTEGSVALATPTEFQGSSAPPTQSLQCPADRWRRQPGDQSWKQTRISPKPLPSRFTGSISPLNPSPRPARQERPPPRLGATLAGHSSSDAPKYGRGRLNYPLPDFSKVGPRVKFPKDESYRPPKARSHSRLPEGPAKPLIFKSPAEIVREVLLSSGDVCPGKNPPPTHPITSVPQEFQTPEQATKLVHQLQEDYHKLLTKYAEAENTIDQLRLGAKVNLYSDPPRPSHSIHVGTMPQGTKVLSFTIPQPHSVKRYVGPAEGPQASEAPGSPSAGGDLSPSSPPSMPTLGWLQEDAGGIAQDQPSAERARELASQASWFLTRVESFIELIHAGRLTPRDQLKVFQQLKAAHAALEEEYLKACREWHLSQQPAGSKGTPRRFDPNRELEAEIFQLGIRLDELKDLMDHNEQQPGRVGSDLASDSPPATPSPHQPTDLPSPLEQTCMSGIQTLGPEPDATSTGPHVNSDLSAPNNEAEDGPLGLPAPLRHKELRVEQDFHGLLERYLSVKSLPEALRMEEEEDEETEGQDHTLGFDRLAPAPAKAVASRLPTRQPPVQAERSHGVLLEETVEPMASVKPADVGASMTRDGHLRGLGEAEDAPPRPSRPPDPRGPKSATSHQSSLASLEGSGISERLPPKSLRQAGGPPLEEPWMASPETDSGFVGSETSRVSPLTQTPEHRLSQISTPGMSAQSFTLPVPQDAAPHRQTRGLPVPRRTSEPSRSRSQAQRPPSGQDSPLQQRTPSFCVERALASEIAVPGSEFKRRKRISEQILPGATISPPPTPAPVAATPPRGPAEITSTFLLTRTGRDQAIRELQDEVSRLRLRLEDSLHQHPQGHPMRSASSCDRPTRTRERSGDSSAAWSSHYGRSTERLSGEPGGAEQAVPTGRRRARSSSVPREEPRLSLSSESEPASPRLFSERGRTTENSPQAARDGTKGVSSTGRPGRVTFRGQYTGQEYCVLTPKAVPRSSAPVCCPHCRPPRTEDPGDAVTRDPLGPSRSETLRCPLCSRVGSPSEGDGPDSATSAPEKAATMRNAPSTSSPKQRSKRTGSPSRPPPGLWYLAAAPSAPAPPAFAYISSIPVLPYPSATVYYAPPAPTSAPSVRAAAEWPPAAHSRPARGPRHSVQLDLKDLEELNKALSRAVEAAESVRSTTQHMSRSLSAELRQARGLRGSCLF; encoded by the exons ATGGCCAGCTCTGGAACAGAGGTCCAGTGGGTCGAGCTGGGCCTGGGGAAGGGGCCCCAGCGGCGGCGCTGGGCCTGGGCTGAAAATGGAAAGGATGCTGATGGGAGGGGCACACGCAGCTCAGAAGACGAGGGGCCCTTTCCCACTGCCACCAGCCCCGAGCTCCTGGAGGACTTCCGCCGGGCCCAGCAGTGCCTGCAGCCACTGAAGTGGGGCCCAGACTCACAGCCTGCCGGGTGCCAGGATCCCGAATCTGGAGAGTCTGCAGAAGCGG AGTCTGAAGAAGAGGATGAGGACAGCCCAGAAAGTTCCAACTTGCCTCTTAGTTGGCTCCCCCAGCAGAATCCTCAAATGGACATGGCCAGAGAGGAGCCCAGTGAGGCTCTGCAAGGTCCTGAGGTCCAGGAAGCTGGAGAGAGCTCCCCGAGGTTGGGGTATGAGACCTATCTCAGCTCAGGGGGCCATGGGAACACCAGCCCCACCGCTCTGGACTGGGGTCAATCCGCAGGCTGGGTGGCTTCTAGCAAACAAGCCAGTGGAGACAAACTTCCAGAACATTCTGAGGTCAACCCAACTGTTGACTTCAGTTCGCCCAGGTCCTGGAGCAGTGGGACTGTGAGCCTCAACCACCCCAGTGACAACCTGGATTCTACCTGGGAAGGAGAGACTGATGTCCCCCAGCCCGCTGCCCTGGCAGAAACTTCAGCCCAGAGCCCCAGGCACCACCTCCTCAACCCAAATGATAGAACTGAAGGAAGCGTTGCTCTGGCAACACCCACAGAATTCCAGGGATCCTCAGCACCACCCACCCAGAGCCTCCAGTGTCCTGCAGATCGATGGAGGAGACAGCCCGGGGACCAGTCCTGGAAGCAGACACGGATATCACCTAAGCCTCTCCCTTCCCGATTCACCGGCTCCATCAGCCCTCTCAATCCCTCACCTAGGCCAGCTCGGCAAGAGAGGCCACCCCCCAGACTGGGAGCCACTCTGGCTGGCCACTCATCTTCTGATGCCCCCAAGTACGGCCGGGGGCGGCTGAACTACCCACTCCCTGATTTCTCCAAGGTGGGACCCCGGGTGAAGTTCCCCAAAGATGAGAGCTACCGGCCCCCCAAGGCCCGGAGCCACAGCAGGCTGCCTGAAGGCCCTGCCAAGCCACTGATCTTCAAGTCTCCTGCCGAGATTGTGCGGGAGGTGCTGCTGAGCAGCGGAGATGTCTGCCCCGGAAAGAACCCACCTCCTACCCACCCCATAACCAGCGTGCCCCAAGAATTTCAGACACCTGAGCAAGCCACCAAGCTTGTCCATCAGCTCCAG GAGGACTACCACAAGCTCCTCACCAAGTACGCCGAGGCCGAGAACACCATCGACCAGCTGCGCCTCGGGGCCAAG GTGAACCTCTACTCGGACCCGCCCCGGCCCAGCCACAGCATCCACGTGGGGACGATGCCCCAGGGGACCAAggtcttgtccttcaccatcccacAGCCCCACTCTGTGAAGCGGTATGTGGGCCCCGCCGAGGGCCCGCAGGCCTCTGAGGCTCCAG GGTCGCCATCAGCTGGAGGAGACCTGAGCCCTTCCTCACCCCCCAGTATGCCCACCCTAGGGTGGCTTCAGGAGGACGCAGGGGGCATTGCCCAGGACCAGCCCTCAGCGGAGCGGGCCCGGGAGCTGGCTTCTCAGGCCAGCTGGTTCCTGACCAGG GTGGAGTCCTTTATAGAGCTGATACACGCAGGACGGCTGACACCCCGGGACCAACTCAAG GTCTTCCAGCAGCTAAAGGCTGCCCACgcggccctggaggaggagtacCTGAAGGCCTGCAGGGAGTGGCACCTGTCCCAGCAGCCTGCTGGCTCCAAGGGGACACCCAGGAGATTTGATCCTAACAG GGAGCTGGAGGCAGAGATATTCCAGCTGGGAATTCGCCTGGATGAGCTGAAGGACCTCATGGACCACAACGAGCAGCAGCCTGGGCGAGTCGGGTCAGACTTGGCTTCAGACAGCCCCCCAGCCACGCCCTCCCCCCACCAGCCAACAGACCTGCCCTCTCCTTTGGAACAAACCTGCATGTCGGGCATCCAGACCCTCGGCCCTGAG CCTGACGCCACCAGCACTGGCCCCCATGTGAACTCGGATCTGAGCGCTCCCAACAATGAGGCAGAGGACGGGCCACTGGGCCTCCCGGCCCCGCTCAGGCACAAGGAGCTACGGGTGGAGCAAGATTTCCACGGCCTGCTGGAGCG GTACCTCAGTGTGAAGTCCCTTCCAGAAGCCctgaggatggaggaggaggaggatgaggagacGGAGGGCCAGGACCACACCCTGGGTTTTGACAGGCTGGCTCCAGCTCCAGCAAAAGCAGTGGCCTCGAGGCTCCCCACCAGGCAGCCCCCGGTGCAGGCTGAGAGAAGTCACGGGGTTCTCCTCGA GGAGACCGTGGAGCCGATGGCGTCTGTGAAGCCAGCAGACGTTGGTGCATCCATGACCAGAGATGGGCACCTGCGGGGTCTGGGCGAAGCCGAGgacgcccctccccgccccagcagGCCCCCCGATCCTCGGGGCCCCAAGTCCGCAACATCCCACCAGAGCAGTCTGGCCAGCCTCGAGGGAAGTGGCATCTCTGAGCGCCTCCCACCAAAGTCTCTGCGCCAGGCCGGCGGGCCCCCGCTGGAG GAGCCCTGGATGGCATCCCCAGAGACAGACAGTGGCTTCGTGGGCTCAGAAACGAGCAGAGTGTCGCCCCTCACTCAGACCCCAGAGCACCGGCTCTCCCAGATCAG CACCCCAGGGATGTCAGCCCAGTCCTTCACTCTGCCTGTACCCCAAGATGCAGCCCCCCACCGCCAGACCAGGGGTCTTCCAGTCCCCAGAAGAACCTCCGAGCCCAGCAGATCCAGGAGCCAAGCCCAGAGGCCCCCGTCTGGCCAGGACAGTCCTCTCCAGCAGAGGACGCCCAGCTTCTGCGTGGAGCGGGCACTGGCATCTGAGATAG CGGTCCCGGGCTCAGAGTTTAAGCGGCGAAAGCGGATTTCTGAACAGATCCTCCCCGGCGCGACAATcagcccacctcccacccctgcccctgtggctgCCACTCCACCCCGTGGACCCGCAGAGATCACCTCCACCTTCCTCCTCACCAGGACAGGGCGCGA CCAGGCCATCCGGGAGCTACAGGATGAGGTCTCTCGGCTCCGTCTGAGGCTGGAGGACAGCCTCCACCAGCACCCCCAGGGCCACCCCATGCGCTCAGCGTCCAGCTGCGACCGGCCCACCCGGACCCGGGAGCGGTCAGGGGATTCTTCAGCCGCTTGGAGCTCCCATTACGGCAG ATCCACGGAGAGGTTGTCTGGTGAGCCTGGGGGTGCAGAGCAAGCTGTCCCTACGGGAAGACGGCGAGCCAGGTCCTCCTCGGTGCCTCGGGAGGAGCCTCGATTGTCCCTGA GTTCCGAATCTGAGCCGGCCTCCCCCAGGCTGTTCTCTGAGAGGGGCAGGACCACCGAGAACAGTCCGCAGGCCGCTCGGGATGGAACAAAAGGAGTGAGTAGCACCGGACGGCCCGGCAGGGTCACCTTCCGAGGCCAATACACAG GCCAGGAGTACTGTGTTCTGACCCCCAAGGCTGTCCCAAGAAGCAGTGCCCCGGTCTGCTGTCCCCACTGCCGACCCCCTAGGACAGAGGATCCGG GTGATGCTGTCACCAGGGACCCCCTGGGACCGTCTCGCAGTGAGACCTTGCGATGTCCCCTGTGTAGTCGAGTTGGGTCCCCCTCTGAGGGGGATGGCCCAGACTCAGCCACCTCTG CTCCAGAAAAGGCCGCCACCATGAGAAACGCACCTTCAACGTCCAGCCCCAAGCAGAGGAGCAAGCGGACAGGGTCGCCGTCCCGGCCGCCCCCTGGACTGTGGTATCTGGCTGCCGCGCCCTCGGCACCAGCCCCTCCTGCCTTTGCCTACATCTCCTCGATTCCCGTCCTGCCTTATCCATCAGCCACTGT
- the AKNA gene encoding microtubule organization protein AKNA isoform X1: MASSGTEVQWVELGLGKGPQRRRWAWAENGKDADGRGTRSSEDEGPFPTATSPELLEDFRRAQQCLQPLKWGPDSQPAGCQDPESGESAEAESEEEDEDSPESSNLPLSWLPQQNPQMDMAREEPSEALQGPEVQEAGESSPRLGYETYLSSGGHGNTSPTALDWGQSAGWVASSKQASGDKLPEHSEVNPTVDFSSPRSWSSGTVSLNHPSDNLDSTWEGETDVPQPAALAETSAQSPRHHLLNPNDRTEGSVALATPTEFQGSSAPPTQSLQCPADRWRRQPGDQSWKQTRISPKPLPSRFTGSISPLNPSPRPARQERPPPRLGATLAGHSSSDAPKYGRGRLNYPLPDFSKVGPRVKFPKDESYRPPKARSHSRLPEGPAKPLIFKSPAEIVREVLLSSGDVCPGKNPPPTHPITSVPQEFQTPEQATKLVHQLQEDYHKLLTKYAEAENTIDQLRLGAKVNLYSDPPRPSHSIHVGTMPQGTKVLSFTIPQPHSVKRYVGPAEGPQASEAPGSPSAGGDLSPSSPPSMPTLGWLQEDAGGIAQDQPSAERARELASQASWFLTRVESFIELIHAGRLTPRDQLKVFQQLKAAHAALEEEYLKACREWHLSQQPAGSKGTPRRFDPNRELEAEIFQLGIRLDELKDLMDHNEQQPGRVGSDLASDSPPATPSPHQPTDLPSPLEQTCMSGIQTLGPEPDATSTGPHVNSDLSAPNNEAEDGPLGLPAPLRHKELRVEQDFHGLLERYLSVKSLPEALRMEEEEDEETEGQDHTLGFDRLAPAPAKAVASRLPTRQPPVQAERSHGVLLEETVEPMASVKPADVGASMTRDGHLRGLGEAEDAPPRPSRPPDPRGPKSATSHQSSLASLEGSGISERLPPKSLRQAGGPPLEEPWMASPETDSGFVGSETSRVSPLTQTPEHRLSQISTPGMSAQSFTLPVPQDAAPHRQTRGLPVPRRTSEPSRSRSQAQRPPSGQDSPLQQRTPSFCVERALASEIAVPGSEFKRRKRISEQILPGATISPPPTPAPVAATPPRGPAEITSTFLLTRTGRDQAIRELQDEVSRLRLRLEDSLHQHPQGHPMRSASSCDRPTRTRERSGDSSAAWSSHYGSRSTERLSGEPGGAEQAVPTGRRRARSSSVPREEPRLSLSSESEPASPRLFSERGRTTENSPQAARDGTKGVSSTGRPGRVTFRGQYTGQEYCVLTPKAVPRSSAPVCCPHCRPPRTEDPGDAVTRDPLGPSRSETLRCPLCSRVGSPSEGDGPDSATSAPEKAATMRNAPSTSSPKQRSKRTGSPSRPPPGLWYLAAAPSAPAPPAFAYISSIPVLPYPSATVYYAPPAPTSAPSVRAAAEWPPAAHSRPARGPRHSVQLDLKDLEELNKALSRAVEAAESVRSTTQHMSRSLSAELRQARGLRGSCLF; this comes from the exons ATGGCCAGCTCTGGAACAGAGGTCCAGTGGGTCGAGCTGGGCCTGGGGAAGGGGCCCCAGCGGCGGCGCTGGGCCTGGGCTGAAAATGGAAAGGATGCTGATGGGAGGGGCACACGCAGCTCAGAAGACGAGGGGCCCTTTCCCACTGCCACCAGCCCCGAGCTCCTGGAGGACTTCCGCCGGGCCCAGCAGTGCCTGCAGCCACTGAAGTGGGGCCCAGACTCACAGCCTGCCGGGTGCCAGGATCCCGAATCTGGAGAGTCTGCAGAAGCGG AGTCTGAAGAAGAGGATGAGGACAGCCCAGAAAGTTCCAACTTGCCTCTTAGTTGGCTCCCCCAGCAGAATCCTCAAATGGACATGGCCAGAGAGGAGCCCAGTGAGGCTCTGCAAGGTCCTGAGGTCCAGGAAGCTGGAGAGAGCTCCCCGAGGTTGGGGTATGAGACCTATCTCAGCTCAGGGGGCCATGGGAACACCAGCCCCACCGCTCTGGACTGGGGTCAATCCGCAGGCTGGGTGGCTTCTAGCAAACAAGCCAGTGGAGACAAACTTCCAGAACATTCTGAGGTCAACCCAACTGTTGACTTCAGTTCGCCCAGGTCCTGGAGCAGTGGGACTGTGAGCCTCAACCACCCCAGTGACAACCTGGATTCTACCTGGGAAGGAGAGACTGATGTCCCCCAGCCCGCTGCCCTGGCAGAAACTTCAGCCCAGAGCCCCAGGCACCACCTCCTCAACCCAAATGATAGAACTGAAGGAAGCGTTGCTCTGGCAACACCCACAGAATTCCAGGGATCCTCAGCACCACCCACCCAGAGCCTCCAGTGTCCTGCAGATCGATGGAGGAGACAGCCCGGGGACCAGTCCTGGAAGCAGACACGGATATCACCTAAGCCTCTCCCTTCCCGATTCACCGGCTCCATCAGCCCTCTCAATCCCTCACCTAGGCCAGCTCGGCAAGAGAGGCCACCCCCCAGACTGGGAGCCACTCTGGCTGGCCACTCATCTTCTGATGCCCCCAAGTACGGCCGGGGGCGGCTGAACTACCCACTCCCTGATTTCTCCAAGGTGGGACCCCGGGTGAAGTTCCCCAAAGATGAGAGCTACCGGCCCCCCAAGGCCCGGAGCCACAGCAGGCTGCCTGAAGGCCCTGCCAAGCCACTGATCTTCAAGTCTCCTGCCGAGATTGTGCGGGAGGTGCTGCTGAGCAGCGGAGATGTCTGCCCCGGAAAGAACCCACCTCCTACCCACCCCATAACCAGCGTGCCCCAAGAATTTCAGACACCTGAGCAAGCCACCAAGCTTGTCCATCAGCTCCAG GAGGACTACCACAAGCTCCTCACCAAGTACGCCGAGGCCGAGAACACCATCGACCAGCTGCGCCTCGGGGCCAAG GTGAACCTCTACTCGGACCCGCCCCGGCCCAGCCACAGCATCCACGTGGGGACGATGCCCCAGGGGACCAAggtcttgtccttcaccatcccacAGCCCCACTCTGTGAAGCGGTATGTGGGCCCCGCCGAGGGCCCGCAGGCCTCTGAGGCTCCAG GGTCGCCATCAGCTGGAGGAGACCTGAGCCCTTCCTCACCCCCCAGTATGCCCACCCTAGGGTGGCTTCAGGAGGACGCAGGGGGCATTGCCCAGGACCAGCCCTCAGCGGAGCGGGCCCGGGAGCTGGCTTCTCAGGCCAGCTGGTTCCTGACCAGG GTGGAGTCCTTTATAGAGCTGATACACGCAGGACGGCTGACACCCCGGGACCAACTCAAG GTCTTCCAGCAGCTAAAGGCTGCCCACgcggccctggaggaggagtacCTGAAGGCCTGCAGGGAGTGGCACCTGTCCCAGCAGCCTGCTGGCTCCAAGGGGACACCCAGGAGATTTGATCCTAACAG GGAGCTGGAGGCAGAGATATTCCAGCTGGGAATTCGCCTGGATGAGCTGAAGGACCTCATGGACCACAACGAGCAGCAGCCTGGGCGAGTCGGGTCAGACTTGGCTTCAGACAGCCCCCCAGCCACGCCCTCCCCCCACCAGCCAACAGACCTGCCCTCTCCTTTGGAACAAACCTGCATGTCGGGCATCCAGACCCTCGGCCCTGAG CCTGACGCCACCAGCACTGGCCCCCATGTGAACTCGGATCTGAGCGCTCCCAACAATGAGGCAGAGGACGGGCCACTGGGCCTCCCGGCCCCGCTCAGGCACAAGGAGCTACGGGTGGAGCAAGATTTCCACGGCCTGCTGGAGCG GTACCTCAGTGTGAAGTCCCTTCCAGAAGCCctgaggatggaggaggaggaggatgaggagacGGAGGGCCAGGACCACACCCTGGGTTTTGACAGGCTGGCTCCAGCTCCAGCAAAAGCAGTGGCCTCGAGGCTCCCCACCAGGCAGCCCCCGGTGCAGGCTGAGAGAAGTCACGGGGTTCTCCTCGA GGAGACCGTGGAGCCGATGGCGTCTGTGAAGCCAGCAGACGTTGGTGCATCCATGACCAGAGATGGGCACCTGCGGGGTCTGGGCGAAGCCGAGgacgcccctccccgccccagcagGCCCCCCGATCCTCGGGGCCCCAAGTCCGCAACATCCCACCAGAGCAGTCTGGCCAGCCTCGAGGGAAGTGGCATCTCTGAGCGCCTCCCACCAAAGTCTCTGCGCCAGGCCGGCGGGCCCCCGCTGGAG GAGCCCTGGATGGCATCCCCAGAGACAGACAGTGGCTTCGTGGGCTCAGAAACGAGCAGAGTGTCGCCCCTCACTCAGACCCCAGAGCACCGGCTCTCCCAGATCAG CACCCCAGGGATGTCAGCCCAGTCCTTCACTCTGCCTGTACCCCAAGATGCAGCCCCCCACCGCCAGACCAGGGGTCTTCCAGTCCCCAGAAGAACCTCCGAGCCCAGCAGATCCAGGAGCCAAGCCCAGAGGCCCCCGTCTGGCCAGGACAGTCCTCTCCAGCAGAGGACGCCCAGCTTCTGCGTGGAGCGGGCACTGGCATCTGAGATAG CGGTCCCGGGCTCAGAGTTTAAGCGGCGAAAGCGGATTTCTGAACAGATCCTCCCCGGCGCGACAATcagcccacctcccacccctgcccctgtggctgCCACTCCACCCCGTGGACCCGCAGAGATCACCTCCACCTTCCTCCTCACCAGGACAGGGCGCGA CCAGGCCATCCGGGAGCTACAGGATGAGGTCTCTCGGCTCCGTCTGAGGCTGGAGGACAGCCTCCACCAGCACCCCCAGGGCCACCCCATGCGCTCAGCGTCCAGCTGCGACCGGCCCACCCGGACCCGGGAGCGGTCAGGGGATTCTTCAGCCGCTTGGAGCTCCCATTACGGCAG cAGATCCACGGAGAGGTTGTCTGGTGAGCCTGGGGGTGCAGAGCAAGCTGTCCCTACGGGAAGACGGCGAGCCAGGTCCTCCTCGGTGCCTCGGGAGGAGCCTCGATTGTCCCTGA GTTCCGAATCTGAGCCGGCCTCCCCCAGGCTGTTCTCTGAGAGGGGCAGGACCACCGAGAACAGTCCGCAGGCCGCTCGGGATGGAACAAAAGGAGTGAGTAGCACCGGACGGCCCGGCAGGGTCACCTTCCGAGGCCAATACACAG GCCAGGAGTACTGTGTTCTGACCCCCAAGGCTGTCCCAAGAAGCAGTGCCCCGGTCTGCTGTCCCCACTGCCGACCCCCTAGGACAGAGGATCCGG GTGATGCTGTCACCAGGGACCCCCTGGGACCGTCTCGCAGTGAGACCTTGCGATGTCCCCTGTGTAGTCGAGTTGGGTCCCCCTCTGAGGGGGATGGCCCAGACTCAGCCACCTCTG CTCCAGAAAAGGCCGCCACCATGAGAAACGCACCTTCAACGTCCAGCCCCAAGCAGAGGAGCAAGCGGACAGGGTCGCCGTCCCGGCCGCCCCCTGGACTGTGGTATCTGGCTGCCGCGCCCTCGGCACCAGCCCCTCCTGCCTTTGCCTACATCTCCTCGATTCCCGTCCTGCCTTATCCATCAGCCACTGT